CTCGTGACCGGCGTCGCGGAGTTCGGCCGCGCGATCTACCAGTACGAGGCGCTGACGAAGGCGACGCGCGACGCCGCGCGCTACCTGTCGATGTACCTGCCGACCGATCCCGCGTATCCAATCGCGCAGGCACAGTGTCTCGCCGTCTACGGCAGCACGACGTGCGGCTCGACGGGCAGCGAGCTCGCCCCCGGCCTCGCGACGTCGATGGTCGTCGTCTGCGACGCTGCGCACTCGACGAACTGCAGCGACGCGTCCGATCCGGCGCAGTTCGCGAACGTGCCGACCTACGA
The nucleotide sequence above comes from Burkholderia thailandensis E264. Encoded proteins:
- a CDS encoding TadE/TadG family type IV pilus assembly protein, with translation MRGAVAVEFAIVMIPLVLLVTGVAEFGRAIYQYEALTKATRDAARYLSMYLPTDPAYPIAQAQCLAVYGSTTCGSTGSELAPGLATSMVVVCDAAHSTNCSDASDPAQFANVPTYDTDNGSPDPASLAGSINLVEVKIKGYQYQPIPAFPGLPALTFGNIITVMRQVS